TAGCAGCCTGCGTGGCTCAAGAGTCGACGACCATAGTGATCGAAACGTTTTCGGGTCGTAAGTGGGAAGGGCTGATCGACGACAAATCGAATGCTCAGCAGCTGGTCTTGCGCTTCGAGCGCGGCGGCGCGGTGCTGTGGCGGCCCATTGCCTGGAGTGAAGTGAAAGCAGCCTTCCTCGCAGGTAAGCCCATCGCCGCAGCAACGCTCGCTACCAAAGTAAAGGAATTGGCAACGCCCGCGAAGTCAAAAGCGGAACGCGCGAAGCTGCAGCCTTTGCCGCCAGCCGACGAATTCCCCAGTGACACAAAACCGCCACTGCCGCCGGCAAAAGTGATTTCCATCTCGACCGATGCCTTGCTGGCCAATTGGGACGGAGATGTCGAGGCCGACGGACTCGTCATTTATATGCAGCCCATCACCGGTTGGCAGGACGTCGCGCTGGCCAGCGGCACATTGGAAGTGGAGCTCTACGCGCTCGAAGCTCGTGACTTCAGCCTGGCATCGACTAGTCGCGGCCGTATGGTTTCGCCAATCGCTCGCTGGTCGCACGCGGTAAACCCCAGCGACTATGGCCAGCGGGGTGCCACGATTCAACTTCCCTTTCAAGCTGCACATCCTGAATTTGACGATCGCCTTAGTGCTTATGGCCTCGTACACATCAAGTTCTCGGTTCCTGGTAGCGGCGTGTTCGAGCAATCAATCGACGGCGTCCGCATTCGCCCCTGGGCACCGCTACGAGACTATTTGCAGGTAGATACCGGAGCACGATTCTTACCGCACGAAACAACCGGCCGCGGCAAAACTTCGTGGTACACCGACGATCAATAACATGGCGCTCAATAACCAGTAAGAAGCGTTTCACGACTTCCGCGGCGCGGCGGTGGGCTTGGGCTTAACCTGGCTCAGCTTGCGAGGATCGCGGAGTGAAGCAGTAGCATCGAACAACCAGCCCTCCTCTTCGCGCGTCCAATACTGCATGATTTTTCGCGTACCCAGGATCCGAGAGCTGATAATGACGTTCGCCACCAATTGATCAGAATCGGCCTCAATTACTTCGACTTGAACATTAGTTGTGTCGTTGGGTCGAAACTTCTGCTGGATCGAAGCGAAGTGCGTGATTCGCCATTTCTGAAAATCCCCCAGCTCGTACTCATCTTCTCCCACGAGCGCCTCGGCCAGTTCCCAGTCTCCGGCAAGACAGTGGGCAGTCATCTGCGCGGCGAGGCTTTTGGGCGATGTCCCCACCAGAAGCCAGCGCGAGAACATGACGAGCAACAAGCAGCCTAGAACTGCACCCGCAATCAGCACAGTGCGAGAAGGGAGTTGGCTGGTAGTTACTCCCTTCGCAGCCTTTTCTTGTTGACGGTGAAGGAGTGACTTCTCCTGCATTTCGCGAAAGAGGCTTGCCACTTGTTCGACGCTGTGCAGTTTGCCGTCAGGTCCTCGCCTGAGTGGTAATTGGCACGATGTGCATGAAGCGTGGTCGTTCACGTCGAGCAGGGCGAAGCCTGCAATGTGGCACCTCGGACAAGTGAACTCACGCTCGCGGGGGTTACGTCTCAGCAAAGCTTGCCCACTGCGGTCCACTTGATACCAGGCGCGGCACTCCAGGCAGCGCATACCGCGATCCAACTGGTCGACCTGTGCCCATCCGCGCGCGCGGCACGATGGGCACTCCAGCGGCACAAACAAATCCTGTCCCACTGCAGGACGACTTCCCGCAGGGGGCTTTATCTCTGGCTGAGACATTCGACTTTAGTAATCTGTCGCGCTCAGGGCCTCGCCACCCGACCGAGTCGACAAGGCAGCCAACACCCACAGAGCGACTTTATCGGAAATGAACTCCACAGAGCCATCAGCAATGGCAAAATTCGCTCCCCGATCGTGGAAGCTGTAAAACAAGAAGCCATATTCGTTTGAACTGTTGATCTTCATCTTGCCAGGGATTGTGCCACCACACCAATCGACGCGAGCACCGATGGTGTAGGGATTGTCATTCGTGGCCCAAGCGCCACCACGAGCACGAGCGCAGTTGGCGCTCATGGTGTCAGCCACTGCAGGCCTCATCACGCGGCCGCGCCAAACGTCTTCACGGCCCGCACATTCGCCCATCAGAATCGTGTTCGAAGTGCCGTCGGTGATCGACTTGAAGGTCGTCTTGCGAAAGGCGTAAGGATAGGTGTTGCCAGTCGGAATGTTCGGGTTGGCATCTTCGAATGGACGAAGTGCACCAGCCAGGAACGAAGCTCCATTAAAGTTAATCTGGTAGGCGGTCGGCAGATCGGTATTGATTGCCGAAGAAACACCTTCCACGGCGAAATAATCGCCACAGGCACCCACTTTGTCGCCAGCCGATGAATCGAGCTTGTTCTGAATTCGCTCCGGGATCGGAGTCGACGGGCAGATAAACGCGCGAATGTGCTTCTTTGCAGTGGTGCCGTTCGGAATCGCGGTCATCGTCGCTTCGTCGGTATCGCGCCACCAGTTGCAATCGAGATCGTAGTTGGCGTCGCTAACCATGTTCGCCTGCTCGAGGAACGGCAGGATATCAGGAGCCCAGCTACGTTGTGGCTTGGTAGTACGCTTGCTGGCGGGAAGATAGCTCAGCGCATTTTCGTGATTGTGCATCGCAAGGGCAATTTGCCGAAGATTATTTGAGCAGGATGCTCGAGACGCAGCTTCACGCGCCTTCTGCACTGCGGGCAGCAGTAGCGCCACGAGCACGGCAATAATTGCCATCACTACGAGCAACTCCACCAAAGTAAACGCACGTCGCCGAACCAACATTTTCATTGTTACCGCTCCCCGCGCAGGACCACCTCGTTCCCCGCGAGCGAACGTCACGCGCAAGGTTCGAAACAATTTCGTGTGCAACAAACGTCATCGTTTGTTGTCGGCCTGCCGCCCGATGCAAGCGGAGTGCCGCAGAATGCTACGGGAGGTAATTTGAAGGATTCTTCGCAAAACAAGCGGAATTAGACCGATATGCGTTTTGCTTGTCGGTGAAGCGGAGAATCCGGTGTCGGCGACTACAGCGCGCATGTCGAATCTGTCGTCACGCAAACTTAGTCCTTCATGGGCGGCGGGCCGACTGCTGCTTCGGCTTCTGCCCAATCGAGCGTCGCCAGAATTCCGCGCAATGGAATGCGAGTCCAATCGGGACGCTGCTGTAGCTCGAGTTCCAACTCGCTGAGCCACTTGTCGAGCATCAAGCTGGTCAGCAGCAATTTCCGATCGGCTTCGCTTGTGGGCAGGATGGGAACGCCTGCGACGGTCGAAGCATACGACGGCACAAAAGTCCCAGCGACCCAGTTGAACCAGAGCCGGCCCCACAGTCCAAGGCGCTGGCGATCTTCATCCCGAATTGTCCCCTGCGGCCGCCCGCGCCCGGTGCTCAAACCATAGAGGGTCGATATCGCAGCACTGGCAAACGAACTGAGCATGCCCACCACATCGCTGAGCGGTGTGCGTTTGATGCGCCGCTCGCCGATGGTCTGCGTCGGCAACCCCTCCAGGTCGATGAAGACAAAATCGCGACCGGTATGTAACACCTGTCCCAAGTGGCACTCCCCCTGCACGCGCGTTCTTAGCATCGGCAGCTTGCGATCGATCAAGCGGTGGAAACAGGCGAGGATGGCAACTTCGCTCTCAATCACTTGAGCAGCCATCGGACGCAATTCCACGGGCAATGCACTATGCTGCTGTGATAATTCGTAGAGCACATCCAGGGCTTGCGTGCGCATCGCTTGGTAGAGCGACCGTTGGTACTGTGGCGAGAATTCGAGCGGCGCAAACGCGGGTCGTTCGGAAGTATTCGCCAGCGCTAAATGCAATTCGCCCAAGCGGCGTCCCAGAATGCGCACATTCTCGAGATAGCTGCCGATTAGTTCCTCCGCGATTTCCGGCAGCATTCGATCGGCAGCAAACGGATTAAAGCTACTGCCGCGCAGCGTCGCATCAGGATCGGGCAGTGTCGCAACGCGTTCGTAGAACGTGCTGAGGCAATCGAGCGTATATTGCCAGGCGTCGGACTCGTGCGGAACATACTGAGTGACGATCCCCAGGGTCATCGGTTCCGCCTTACGGCGTTTGTATTCCACACTGGCGATCAGCGGCGCAACAGAAACCGGCGCCCCTTGCTCACTCAGCATCGTGCCAATCTCGACCTCCGGATGGGGACCTGCTTCCACGCCCCGATAAACCTTTAGCAGCCATTTGTTGCCGAAGTTATAGCAATGATTGAAGTGCTCGGTAGTAACGATCATGGGTGGCAGCGATGAATCATCGACAGGCATGCTTTGCAACTTCGACGTCACCAACTCGCCACCGAATGCCCCCGGAACACTGCGGCCACTTTGAATGGCGTCAAAAACTGCCTGGGCAAAGGCCGGCACTTCCGAAGTGTCGTAGAGCACTCCCTGGACACTATCTGGACTTCCTTTCAGGCGAGCTACGATTCTGCCGAGTTGTGTGGCAGGCCATTCGTCAAGCACATCGAGCGGAGCGAAGCCCAACGGAATTGCATGCGACTCAGGATCGCCTTCGTTAAATTCCATTTCCATGATTGCCAGATGGAACATACCGGGAGCGATGGCCAAAACATCGCGTAAGTGCGTCGCGCGAATCTTGCGAGTTGCTTTTTGCTGGGGAATCGTACGCTGCAAGTAGGTGCGCAGTACCCCGGCGAGTGCCAAGTCACCAGCGCCGGCAAAGATCTGCTCCCAACTGATTGCGGAAGCGGGCACGATCAATTCGGGCACTCGCGCGGGTAGCCCCGCGGCAATCGCTTCGGTCTTCGAACCAAGAGAGAACCAATAAAACGTGTGTGGGCCGAGGGTGAGCAGGTAAGGGAGTTTGCCGATTTGCGGAAAGGGAGTCTGCCCAAAAAGTTCGACCGGGGCGATTCCTTCGAACGAACTCAAATCAAGCTCGACATACTGCACGAAGCGCGAGAGGTTTGCCACTACAAGCAAGGTCTCGCCCTGATATTTTCGTACGAAGGCCAGAATTTTGCGATTCTGCGGGTCAAGAAACTCAATCGTGCCGCGGCTGAAGGCCTGATGCTGCCGGCGCAAACCGAGCAAACGCTTATTCCACCACAACAGTGAGTGTGGATTCGACTGCTGCGCTTCGACGTTGATGGCTTCGTAGTGATATTCCGGATCGATGATAATCGGCAGGTAGAGCTTCTGCGGATTGGCGCGAGAGAAGCCGGCGTTGCGATCGCCGCTCCATTGCATGGGAGTGCGCACGCCGTTTCGGTCGCCGAGATAGATATTGTCCCCCATGCCGATTTCGTCGCCGTAGTAGAGCACGGGTGTCCCGGGCAAAGAAAACAACAGCCCATTCATCAGCTCGATGCGGCGGCGATTATTGCTTAACAAGGGAGCCAGGCGGCGGCGGATGCCGAGGTTGATGCGGGCATCGCGATCGTGCGCATAAGCGCGATACATCGAATCCCGCTCTTCGTCGGTCACCATTTCGAGCGTGAGTTCGTCGTGATTGCGCAGAAACAGAGCCCACTGGCATGAATCGGGAATGGCCGGCGTTTGCTCCAGAATATCGACAATCGGAAAGCGATCCTGCGTGTGCATCGCCATGAACAGGCGCGGCATCAGCGGAAAGTGAAAGCACATATGGCACTCATCGCCGTCGCCGAAATAGGCGACAGCATCTTCGGGCCATTGATTCGCCTCAGCAATCAGCATGCGATTAGGAAACTTCTGCTCAATATGCGAACGGACAGCTTTGAGAAAGGTGTGAGTCTCGGGCAAGTTTTCGCAGATCGTCCCTTCGCGCTCGTATAGATAAGGCACGGCATCGAGTCGCATGCCATCGACGCCCATCTCCAGCCAGAAATCCATGATGGGAAATAGAGCTTCCCAGACTGCAGGATTATCGAAATTCAAGTCGGGCTGATGCGAGTAGAACCGATGCCAGAAATAGGCTTTGGCAACGCGATCGTAGGTCCAGTTCGAGACTTCGAAGTCCTGGAAAATGATGCGCGCGTCGCGATACTTCTCGGGCGAATCACTCCAAACGTAGAAGTCGCGCTCGGGACTTCCCGCCGGTGCGCGGCGAGCGCGCTGAAACCACGGATGCTGGTCGGAGGTGTGATTGAGAACAAGTTCCGTAATCACTTTGAGCCCGCGTGCATGCGCAGCAGAGAGAAATTCGCGAAACATCTCCATGTTGCCATACTTGGGATGAATCGACGTGTAGTCAGCGATGTCATAGCCATCGTCCCGCAGCGGCGAAGGATAGAACGGCAATAACCAAATGGCGGTAATGCCGAGGTCTTGCAGGTAGTCAAGCTTTTGCGTCAGCCCGCGAAAATCGCCCGTGCCATCGCCAATACTATCGTGAAACGCACGAACGTGTAGTTCGTAAATTACGGCGTCTTTGAACCATTGCGGGTCACTCATGATGTGCTCTCCTCAGTGAATGCTTGGGGGTGAAATCATTCACCACCCTGCATTTTTTAAAGCAACTGAAGTGCCACGCCCGAGTCTTTCGCGCGCTGACGTTTGTGAAGCTCTTAATGAAGAGCCTTTTCGGCGACAATTCTCGTAACAGGTATTTGTGGTGCATCGGGCGACACGGGATCGCGATCGAAAATCATGGTCAAAGTAGCTAATCGTTTTTCAATCGCGGGGGTGAGCGCGCCGGGCGGCATCCGCCAGGACCAATTCCCGGTGCCGGTACCGGGGAGATTCATCCGCGCTGCGGAGCCAAGTCCGAGCAAATCTTGTGCGGGCACAATGGCGGTGTCTGCAATCGAACCCAGTGCCTGTCGGATCATATCCCAATGAATTTCGGAACCGTCGCCCCCTACATAACTCAAGACAAGATTTCGCTCGCGCTCGACCTGTTCGTTGTTACGCGTGGTGCCGTCCCCTGCTGCGCTGAGAAACCAGCCGACGGTTGTGTCGTTATCGTGAGTACCGGTATAGACCACGCAGTGGCGCGGGTAATTGTGCGGGCGATAGTCGAGTGACTTGGCATCGTCGCCGAAGGCGAATTGCAACACTCGCATGCCGGGCAAGCCTAGTTCATCTCGCAATTGTTCAACTTCCGGCGTAATTAGCCCCAGATCCTCAGCGTAGATCGGCAGCCCGCCGAGTTTGGCAGCGAGTGCTTCGAATAATGCTTTGCCGGGACCGAACACCCAGCGCCCACCGACTGCAGTGGGTGAGGTACCAGGGATTTCCCAATAGGCTTCGAAACCACGAAAGTGATCGAGCCGAACGAAATCGAACATTTGCAGAGAGTGAGCCATCCGCTGGCACCACCAGTCATAACCGTTAGCGTGCATGCGATGCCAACGATAAAGCGGATTACCCCAGCGCTGGCCCGTCGCACTAAAGTAGTCGGGTGGCACACCGGCGACGACCGTTGGTTGCCCTGCCGCATCGAGATAGAACAAGTCGGGATTCGCCCAAACGTCGGCCGAATCGTGCGAGACGAAAATTGGCGCGTCGCCGATGATCATAATTCCCGCGGCATGACAGCGCTTGCGCACGGCTTGCCACTGCCGCGCGAACAGGAATTGAACGAATGCATGACGTTCAATGGCTTCTGCCAAGGCCACGCGCACACGCGCTAAAGCATCGAGATCGCGCCGCGCGAATTCGGCTTGCCAGACGGTCCAACCACTGCCGCCATGAAACTCTTTCAAAGCTGCAAACAAGGAGTAATCTGCCAGCCAGGCTGCTTGCGAATTCTGAAACGCTATAAACGCAAGTTTTAGCTTCGCATTGGCAAGCGATCGGTAGTTGTCGTAAGCACGCCGTAAAAGTGCTTCGTGTGCGGGGCGAACCTGATCGAAGTCGACTTTGGTTTCGTCAGCGGAGACCGGAAAAGCTTTCAAATCGGCCGCGGTCAACAAACCATCGTCGACGAGTCGCTCCAAGCTGATGAGCAGGGGATTGCCCGCGAACGCAGAGTAGCACTGATAGGGGGAGTCCCCATAACCGGTGGGGCCCAGCGGCAAGACTTGCCAGCGGGTTTGGCCGGTTCGCTGCAGGAAATCAATGAAATCGTCGGCCGCAGGCCCGAGGTCGCCGCAGCCGAATTTGCCGGGGAGTGAGGTAATGTGGCAGAGAATGCCCGAAGATCGATGGGCGGAAATGGCAGGTCGAGTCATGGTGTCTCCTTACAACTTGATAGATTTCCGCCTACTTGCGCAACCATAATGATACGGGAAAATTCGCCAGCGCCAGGCCCGCTTGCAATCGTTCGCCAAGCGCGCACTGTTCGGTGCTAAATACGTTCTGCCAACCTTCGCCGCGTAGCGATGCCGGCATTAAAACGGCGGCATCCATCCACACGCTATCGCCAACAGGTGCATTCCCGCCCGGAACGAGGCTGGCGATCATCCGCGGCACAATGACAATTGCCTGTTTGCCTTCGTGGATGCGCGCGAACGCGCAAATGTGCTCGGCTTGCGAACCACTCACCTCCAGCGGTACGTACTGCCCGCCAGTGAACAACTCGGGTAACTCACGCCGCAATTGCAAAGCCTGCTGGTGAATGAACAGCTTGATGTTGCCATCCGTAGCCCGTTCAACCAGATTCTTCAGTAGTGCGGCGCGGCCGGGATCCTTAGCACGGTGTTCCAACGCCCGCAGTCGTTCGTCGAGAAGGCGAAAATCGACCGGGCGACGATTGTCGGGATCAACAAGCGTCAAGCTCCAGACTTCGGTGCCGGGATAAGTATCGGGAACTCCGGGAGATGTTAATTTCAGCAGCGTTTGCGACATCGAGTTCCACCAACCCCAGCGCGTTACCAGATCGGCAAAGGGCTCGAAATCGACTCGGAACGCGCTCGCTGGCTCGACGGCTAGAATAGCCTTTACAAAATCGTGCGTGGCATGTTCGTAGGCTTCATTCGGCGCGATCCAGCTCGAATTCGTCTTGGCCTCACGCAGGGCTTTGCTCAAGTACTGGCAAATACGTTCGATGTATTCGTCGAGCGCCGAACCCGAAAGAGAGGCCGCTGGCCAGCTGCCGAGCAGGGTTTGATAAAGCAGGTACTCGTCATTGCGACTCGGGGCCAGCTCGCCATCGACCTTGATCTTTTTTCGCTTATTCCAGCGCGACCATCGGAGCACGCATTCTTTCCAGCGAGTGGGAATTTCGGAGAGGGTGTTAATCCGCGCACGGACATCTTCGCTGCGCTTGGTATCGTGAGTCGAGAGGCAAGTGAGTGAGCGGGGATAGCGATTCTGACGATCGAGATTCTGTTGATGAAAGGCGGTCGTGCTCAAGCCGAAACGACTCGGGTCGCCGCCCACTTCGTTTAACGAGATGAGCCGCAGATAGCGATAGAAAGTGGTGTCCTCGACCGCCTTGGCCATCATGGGGCCAGTAAACTGCTGGAAGCGGCCGACGAAATTTAAACGCAGTTGGCGCTCGCGCTCGGACGCTCGCTCTAAATTGCCGTGCAACAACACTTCGCGAATGAAGTCATAGACGTGATGGCTATCAGCTGGGTTTTTGCGCTTCGCGCGGGCAACGGCTTGTTCGACGTAGGCACGATCGCGCTCGCGGACCTGGTCGCCCACGGTGTAAGTGCGATAGACCGGAAAACAGGCGACAATCTCGCGCAGCGCCAATGTTAGTCCGTTGAGCGTGAAGTCGTGCGACCAGCGCTGACATTCGGAAATGCGGTCGAGCTGATGGCTGAGAACATGGAGTTCGCTCGCCATCGAGACCTTCATGATCAGCCGTTTGCTGTGATAGGTCATTTCTTCAAAAGAGGGCTTATCCGAGATGAACCGCTCATAGATGGAAGTAATTGCTTTTTCATTTCGACTGTCGACAAACAGGCTATTCACGTCGACGAGAAAATCGTAGCCCGAAGTTCCGGCGACGGGCCAATCGATGGGAAGTCGTTCGTTGCGTTCGAGAATTTTCTCGACAACTACATACAGCGCTTTGCTCGCTTCAATCGATTTTGTGGTGCGGTAGCGATCCGTCACCAGTTGTCGGAGGCGAGGTACGAACGATTCCCAGGGAAGCATTGGTTCTGTTTGAGTGGCGGACTGCACTGCGACGCGGTCGTACTCCGCGCGACAGAACTGCAACCAGCGCTCGATCTGCAGATTGAGCAGATAGCCGGCCGGATCGTAAAGCCCATCCGCGTGATCGATACGGAGGCCATCGAGTTTTCCATCGGCAATCAGCTTGAGCACGAAGGCATGCGAACGGGCAAAGACTTCTGGCTGTTCCATGCAAACGGCCGCCAGGCCATTCACATCGAAGAAGCGACGGTAATTGATTTCGTCAGAAGCCACGCGCCAATGAGACAAGCGATAAGCCTGATCTTCGAGCAGTTGTTCCAAGCGGTCGAAGCTCTGTGGATTTCCCGCTTCACCATTGAATTGTTGCACGTTCTTCTGAATAAAGTTGAGAATCGTCGGTTCTTGATCCGCCACCGTTCTTAGTCGGCGCTTGATGATTTCTTTCTCGCGATCGCGCTCGGCCCGTTGTGCCGGATCGGTTGTTTCGCGCGGCGGGAGGTGATTGATGGCCGTGAGAATGCTTTGATATTCGAGGGCTGCGGGATTCTCCGCACCGAGTGCCGTCGTCAATTCCTCCAGACGATGGCCGAGAATCAGCGAGTAAGTGCGGGGGGCAATGGGAAACGAGCGCTCGTAGTATCGCAATAGGAACGAACCATCGGCATATTCCAATTGCAACTGCTGGTTCTCGAGAACGCGGCCAAATTGATCGCCCAGAACAGGAAGCAAGACTTTGTTGGCAAGTTCTGATTTGAGCGGCGACCAATCAATGTCGAAGTAAATCGCGAACTGAGAACTGGGGCCATTTTCGAGCACGTCTTGCCACCAGAGATTGTCATTGCTGGCGACACCCATGTGATTGGGAACGAAGTCGAGAATATGCCCCATGCCTGACTGGCGAAGCGCGGCCACAAAGGCATCAAAATCCTGTTCGCTGCCGATCTCAGGGTTCAGCTGACCGTGATCGACGATGTCGTAGCCATGTTCGCTGCCAGTGACCGCTTTAAGGTATGGCGAAGCATAGCAATGACTTACGCCGAGGCGTTGCAAGTAGGGAATAATCGCGGTGGCATCAGTGAAGCGAAACTTGTGATGCAACTGCAAACGATAAGTCGCGGCGGGTTGCACTTGCTGCTGAGCCTGGCGCTCGGCAACCGCCATCCACTCGGCGGCGAGAAGACCTTCGGTATCTCCGGCAGCGGCCAACGACATGTGAGGTTCTTTCTGCAATAACGACTCACTCGCTAAGTGCGAGGAATCTAGCGAGGCAATTAGCCTTGCCGACGGAGTTTCCTCCAGCAGTTCAGAATTGGGAGAGAGAGTCTGTTCAGCAGCTGGCAGGGACGTCATCGGCAATGCACCTTCCTTAACACTTCGAGCATTCAGCCACCAGCGGGTCGCAGCTGCTGCAGGCCCTTGCAGCGCGCGGCGCTGCCGAGGGCAGAACTTCGCCGCCAGCAGAGCAAGCGGCATGCCGATGCGTCTTGCGACCCGAGGCACATGTCGCAAGCCATTACACAGAAATAACTTACAAACACCGTGCCGGATTTGCAGATAGATTCGTTGAACGATTTGCAGCCAAGGTTCGGTCGAGGACGTTACACTGGAGGTCAAAACGGAAGAAGCCTACGATGCCTTGGAATAGTTGGAAGAAATTGCCATTGCCGGTGATTGGCATGGTCCACTTGTGGCCACTCCCGGGCACGCCGCGGAGTGAATTGAGTCTGTTGGACATTCGCGATCAGGCGCTCCGCGATGCCGAAGCGCTTGTCAGCGGTGGCGTACACGGACTGATGATCGAAAACTTTGGCGATACTCCGTTCGAGCCCGGCTGCGTGCCACCGGCGACCATTGCCCAATTGACCTGGCTACTCGCTGAGGTCAAACGTCTGGCCGCCACCATTCCTTGCGGCGTGAATGTGCTGCGGAACGATGCCCTGGCTGCGCTCGCAGTGGCGGCCGCAGCGGGGGGCGAATTCATTCGCGTGAACGTGTTGACTGGCGCGCGCGTGACCGATCAAGGAATCATCCAAGGGCAAGCGCACGAGTTACTGCGTGAGCGAAAACGCTTGAATGCCGGGGCTATTCAAATCTGGGCTGATGTCGACGTCAAACATTCCGCTCCGCTCGCGCCACGCCCCATCAGCGACGAAGTCGGCGACCTCGTGTACCGCGCGCATGCCGATGCCGTGATCGTCACCGGTCGCAGCACCGGCGCTGCGACCAGCCTTGATGATTTGCAGCAAGTCATTACGGCTGCCGCAGGCAAGCCCGTAATCGTCGGCAGCGGCGTATCAGCCAGAAACATCGCCAATCTGCGCGGCAAAGCTGCGGCCGTCATTGTGGGCTCGTCGCTGAAAGTCGATGGCGTGGCGACGAACGGGGTCGATCCGCAGCGGGTAAAGGAACTGCTGAGTTTGCTCGCTTAAGTTTCCGCGGGTGGCCGGAAAACACGAGAAAACTCGCAGTGAATGCCGCTCTTTCTTGTTACCGCCCCGTTCATCCGTTAAGCTGCCACGCGGTTCGCTGCATTTCACTTCCCGCCTTCCCACCTCTGCCGGAGCCCGCCTGTGCTATTGGCTGAAATGAATTGGCCTGCTGTGGCCGCGTTGCCCAAGACGACGCCGGTCGTCATTCCCATCGCTGCCATCGAACAGCACGGCCATCATATGCCGGTGTTCACCGATAGCCTGCTGCTGGGCGAAGTCATTCGCCGGGCCCACGAGCAGTTGAAAACGAAAGTCCTGTTCACGCCCCTGATGTGGCTGGGCAATTCCGAACATCACATCGACTTTGCCGGCACCATGACAGCTGCCCCGCGGGTTTATCTCGACCTGCTGAGCAATCTGATCGACAACATGATCACGCACGGCTTTCAGCGGATTGTGCTGGTCAACGGCCACGGCGGCAATCACGTGCCCGGGCAACAGGTGGTCTTTGAACTGCGGCAGAAACATCGCCAGCGGAACGACCTGTTGCTTCTCAACGCCACCTATTGGCTGCTCGGTGGCAAACCCTACGAACTCGATTCCGCGCTCGAACAACGCCGCATGGGGCACGCCTGCGAATGGGAGACGTCGATGATGCTCCGCATTCGCCCAGACCTGGTGACCGACCTGAACAAGACCGTGAACGTCGACTTCGGCAATCCCTTTGAGCCGGGGAGCCGCGGTTGGATCACAAAAGAACGAACCCCGACCGGACACATTGGCGATCCGCGCAAGGCGACTGCCGAGAAAGGTGAAACGCTGTTCAGCGTGTTCACGGCAGACGTTGTTACCTATATCGAGCGGATGCTGGCCTGGGATGGCAAATCATGGAACGGTTAAGCGACGATTCCACTCCAGCCCGGCCGGGCTATTGGAAGTGGACGATCTGCGGCATGTTGTTCTTGGCAACCATGCTGATGTATTTGGATCGCCAAACGCTGTCGGCCATGTCGAAGCGAATCATCGAAGAGTTTTCGCTCTCCAAAGAGCAGTACGGCATGCTCGAGTGGGGCTTTGGGCTGGCCTTTGCTGCCGGAGCCATCGTGAACGGTCTGCTGGCGGATCGGTTCAGTGTCCGTTGGCTCTATCCACTGGTGCTGATCGGCTGGTCACTGGCCGGTGTCGCCACCGCCTGGAGCGCCGAAATTGGCGCAGCACTGCTGCCGATTGTGGGAGACAATCACACCTGGCTCGGCATGACGGGCCAGAGTAGCGACGGCGGTTACCTGGGGTTATTCGTTTGCCGCGTACTGCTGGGCTTTTGCGAAGCGGGGCATTGGCCTTGCGCACTCATCACGACGCAAAGGTTGCTATCGGGGGCCGATCGAACCTTGGGCAACAGCGTGCTGCAAAGCGGGGCTTCGGTCGGCGCTGTGCTCACTCCTCTCGCGGTGATGGTGATGCTTACCGAAGACTCGTCCAGTTGGCGGCGGCCGTTCATTGT
Above is a window of Anatilimnocola aggregata DNA encoding:
- the treY gene encoding malto-oligosyltrehalose synthase, which produces MPLALLAAKFCPRQRRALQGPAAAATRWWLNARSVKEGALPMTSLPAAEQTLSPNSELLEETPSARLIASLDSSHLASESLLQKEPHMSLAAAGDTEGLLAAEWMAVAERQAQQQVQPAATYRLQLHHKFRFTDATAIIPYLQRLGVSHCYASPYLKAVTGSEHGYDIVDHGQLNPEIGSEQDFDAFVAALRQSGMGHILDFVPNHMGVASNDNLWWQDVLENGPSSQFAIYFDIDWSPLKSELANKVLLPVLGDQFGRVLENQQLQLEYADGSFLLRYYERSFPIAPRTYSLILGHRLEELTTALGAENPAALEYQSILTAINHLPPRETTDPAQRAERDREKEIIKRRLRTVADQEPTILNFIQKNVQQFNGEAGNPQSFDRLEQLLEDQAYRLSHWRVASDEINYRRFFDVNGLAAVCMEQPEVFARSHAFVLKLIADGKLDGLRIDHADGLYDPAGYLLNLQIERWLQFCRAEYDRVAVQSATQTEPMLPWESFVPRLRQLVTDRYRTTKSIEASKALYVVVEKILERNERLPIDWPVAGTSGYDFLVDVNSLFVDSRNEKAITSIYERFISDKPSFEEMTYHSKRLIMKVSMASELHVLSHQLDRISECQRWSHDFTLNGLTLALREIVACFPVYRTYTVGDQVRERDRAYVEQAVARAKRKNPADSHHVYDFIREVLLHGNLERASERERQLRLNFVGRFQQFTGPMMAKAVEDTTFYRYLRLISLNEVGGDPSRFGLSTTAFHQQNLDRQNRYPRSLTCLSTHDTKRSEDVRARINTLSEIPTRWKECVLRWSRWNKRKKIKVDGELAPSRNDEYLLYQTLLGSWPAASLSGSALDEYIERICQYLSKALREAKTNSSWIAPNEAYEHATHDFVKAILAVEPASAFRVDFEPFADLVTRWGWWNSMSQTLLKLTSPGVPDTYPGTEVWSLTLVDPDNRRPVDFRLLDERLRALEHRAKDPGRAALLKNLVERATDGNIKLFIHQQALQLRRELPELFTGGQYVPLEVSGSQAEHICAFARIHEGKQAIVIVPRMIASLVPGGNAPVGDSVWMDAAVLMPASLRGEGWQNVFSTEQCALGERLQAGLALANFPVSLWLRK
- a CDS encoding BtpA/SgcQ family protein, which translates into the protein MPWNSWKKLPLPVIGMVHLWPLPGTPRSELSLLDIRDQALRDAEALVSGGVHGLMIENFGDTPFEPGCVPPATIAQLTWLLAEVKRLAATIPCGVNVLRNDALAALAVAAAAGGEFIRVNVLTGARVTDQGIIQGQAHELLRERKRLNAGAIQIWADVDVKHSAPLAPRPISDEVGDLVYRAHADAVIVTGRSTGAATSLDDLQQVITAAAGKPVIVGSGVSARNIANLRGKAAAVIVGSSLKVDGVATNGVDPQRVKELLSLLA
- a CDS encoding creatininase family protein, whose translation is MNWPAVAALPKTTPVVIPIAAIEQHGHHMPVFTDSLLLGEVIRRAHEQLKTKVLFTPLMWLGNSEHHIDFAGTMTAAPRVYLDLLSNLIDNMITHGFQRIVLVNGHGGNHVPGQQVVFELRQKHRQRNDLLLLNATYWLLGGKPYELDSALEQRRMGHACEWETSMMLRIRPDLVTDLNKTVNVDFGNPFEPGSRGWITKERTPTGHIGDPRKATAEKGETLFSVFTADVVTYIERMLAWDGKSWNG